Proteins encoded in a region of the Anabaena sp. PCC 7108 genome:
- a CDS encoding glutathione S-transferase family protein — MIQLHGHEISGNSYKAHLMLSLLNLEYEWIRVDLMKGEHKSPEYLAINPFGQVPLLVDGETQLADAQAILVYLARQYGGEQWLPVDALPMAQVIRWLSTAAGEVRQGPENARLYYLFGAGTNINIERATQKAEFILKQLEQHLSTRNWLEFEHPTIADVAIYPYIALARDGKIELDTYPHVLNWIERVKQLPGYIPMLGI, encoded by the coding sequence ATGATTCAACTGCATGGTCACGAAATCTCTGGTAACAGCTACAAAGCCCATTTAATGCTGTCACTGCTCAATCTTGAATATGAATGGATCAGAGTTGATTTAATGAAGGGTGAACACAAATCACCAGAATACTTAGCAATCAATCCATTTGGACAAGTGCCTTTGTTAGTAGATGGAGAAACACAACTTGCTGATGCACAAGCAATTCTGGTCTATCTAGCTCGACAATATGGCGGTGAACAGTGGCTACCTGTGGATGCACTACCGATGGCACAGGTAATTCGTTGGTTATCAACGGCTGCGGGTGAAGTGCGTCAAGGTCCAGAAAATGCTCGTCTCTACTATTTATTTGGGGCTGGAACTAACATAAATATTGAACGGGCAACCCAAAAAGCCGAATTTATTCTCAAGCAACTTGAGCAGCATTTAAGTACACGCAATTGGTTAGAATTTGAGCATCCTACAATCGCTGATGTTGCTATCTATCCCTATATTGCTCTAGCAAGAGATGGCAAGATTGAACTTGATACCTATCCTCATGTTTTGAATTGGATTGAACGGGTTAAACAACTTCCTGGTTATATTCCCATGTTAGGAATCTAG
- a CDS encoding alcohol dehydrogenase catalytic domain-containing protein produces MKAIILNSSQSINSSEWFAETEMATSIPEPRDLLIRVQGISVNPVDYKVRASPQMQHPSQILGLDAAGIVEAVGKKVTLFKPGDEVYYAGSFTRPGNNSEYHVVDERIVCW; encoded by the coding sequence ATGAAAGCCATAATCTTGAATTCATCTCAATCTATCAATTCTTCAGAATGGTTTGCTGAAACTGAAATGGCAACTTCAATACCCGAACCCAGGGACTTACTCATTCGCGTTCAAGGCATTTCCGTCAATCCAGTGGATTACAAAGTTCGCGCATCCCCTCAGATGCAACATCCCTCACAGATTTTAGGATTGGATGCAGCCGGAATTGTTGAGGCTGTTGGCAAAAAAGTCACTCTATTTAAACCCGGTGATGAGGTCTACTATGCAGGCAGCTTTACCCGTCCTGGTAATAATAGTGAATATCATGTAGTTGATGAGCGGATTGTTTGTTGGTAA